The sequence CGAAGCCGTCCCAGCCGGTCATGATCGGCGGGTTGCGCACGCGACCGGCGGCGAACTCGACCGGCCCGGGCACGCCGATCCCGATCCCGACCACGCGGCCCTCCGACATGAGGCGCTGGAAGGCCGCGACGACGAGGGAGAGCACGGCCTCCGGGCCGTCCCAGACGTCGACCTCGATCGTCTCGCGGCGCAGCGGGGTGCCGCGCAGGTCGCATGCGGCGGCGATGAGGCCGCTCGCCCCGATGTCGGCGGTGAGGAGGACGGGGCCGTCGAGGTTGACGGCGAAGACGGTGGAGGGGCGGCCGCCCGTGGACGCGCCGCCGGACGTGGGCACCAGCAGCCCGCGCTCGACGAGCGTCGCCAGGCGCTGGTTCACCGTCGACCTGCTGAGGCCCGTGCGCTCCATAACCGCGGTGCGCGACAGCTCGCCGTGCTCGCGGAAGAGGGCGAGGACGTCGGCCAGGTGCGCCGCCTGCTCGGTCTGCTTCATCGGATCCCCCGCTCATCGCCCCGCTCGTCTCACCGATCGTAGCCTTTCCGATGTCCACGTCACGAGAACGATGCACTTTCGTGTTGCGTCGATACGAAAGTGCCGCTAGTTTGCATCTACCGGCACGCAGTGGTGCCCTATATCTCCGAGGATGAAGATGACCCACACCAAGTCGGCGCGTCGGGCGCTCACGCTCCTGGTCCCGGTGACGGCCGTCGCGCTGTCCCTCGCCGCCTGCTCCGGCGGCTCGACCGGCGACGCCGGCGCCTCGGGCGGCAGCTCGAGCACCAAGGTCGCCGCCGTCATCAAGGGGCTCGACAACCCCTTCTTCCAGGCGATGGAGGACGGGATCCAGGACACGGCCGACGCGGACGGCGTCGACGTCTCCATCCAGGCCGCCGCCGACATCGGCGACACCACCGGCCAGGCCGACAAGCTCACCGCCCTCGCGGGACAGGACCTCGGCTGCCTCATCGTCAACCCGATCAGCGGCACCAACCTCGTGCAGGCGCTCGCCGCGGCCTCGGGGAAGACCATCGTCAACATCGACAGCCCGCTCGACCCCGACGCCGTGTCCGCCGCGAGCCTCGACGTCGCGACGTACATCGGCACCGACAACGAGGCCGCGGGCGGCAAGGCCGGCGACTTCCTGAAGGGGTCCCTGCCGGCGGGCGCCAAGGTCGCCGTCATCGGCGGGATCTCCGGCGACGTGACGAGCGCCGCCCGCGTCGACGGCTTCACGGCCGCGATCGGATCCGACCTCGACGTCGTGCAGGAGGCCGCGGCCGACTGGAAGCGCGAGGTCGCGCTCACCAAGGCGACCGACATCATCGCGGCGGAGCCCGACGTCGCCGCCTTCTTCGCGGCGAACGACGACATGGGCCTCGGCATCGTCAAGGCGGTGGAGAACGCCGGGCGCACCGGCCAGATCCAGGTCGTGAGCGTCGACGGCAACAAGGACGCCCTCGAGAGCGTCGAGGCCGGCGGGCTCACCGCGACGGTCGCCCAGTACCCGTTCGCCATCGGCCAGCTCGGCCTCCAGGCCTGCGAGGTCGCGACCTCCGGCGGCACCCTGCCCGCCGACGTCGAGTCGCCCACCGCGCTCGTGACGACGGACAAGGCCGCGGACGCCATCGCCGCGTTCCCGCAGCCGTTCGAGGAGTTCGACAACCCCCTCACGGAGCTCCTCCCCGCGAGGTGACCCGGTGCGGCGCTCCACGGGAGCGCCGCACCCTCCCTCCCGCCACCCGCCCGCTCCGGCGCGGCGGCCCCTTCCGGCGCGCCGCGCCGCGCCCGCACCGCCGAGCCCCACGGAGATCCGCATGACCATCGCCCCCACCCGCGCCCCGCGCAGCGACGCCGCCCCCGCGGCCCGGCTCCCGCAGCTGCGCCAGCTCTCCTTCTGGGCGGAGAACGCCGCCCCCATCGGCCTCGTCGCCCTCGTGATCGTGTTCTCGATCCTCACGCCGACGTTCCTCAGCCTCGGCAACGTCAAGGCGATGCTCGTCGCCGCGGCGATCCTCGTGATCCTGTCCGTCGGGCAGTCGTTCGTCATCACGACGGGCGGCATCGACCTCTCGATCTCCGCGACCATGACGGTCGGCGCCGTGGGCTTCGGCATCGGCTGGGGCGCGGGCTGGGGCTTCTGGCCCTCCGCGCTCGCCGCCCTCGCCTTCGCGGGTGCCATCGGCGTGATCAACGGCCTGCTCATCGCGAAGGGGAAGGTCACCGACTTCATCGCGACCCTCGGCACGCTCTCGGTCGCGACGGGCCTCGCCCTCATCGCCTCCGACGGCAAGCCGATCACCGTGGGGAGCCCGGAGCTGCTGCGCCTCACGACCGGGTCGATCGGGATCGTCGGCTACCCGATCATCCTCGCGGCCGTCATCGGCGTCATCGCCTGGATCGTCATGTTCCGCACGCGCTTCGGCCTGCACGTGCAGGCGGTCGGCGGCGACGAGGAGGCGGCCGTCGCGAACGGCATCGCGGCGGGACGCGTGCGCATCGCCGTCTACGTCATCGCGGCGGGGCTCGCCGGCATCGCGGCGCTGCTGCTCGTGGCGCGCGTCGGCGCCGCGGAGCCCGCCATCAACACGCAGTACCTGCTCAACTCCATCGCGGCGGTCGTGCTCGGCGGGGTCAGCCTCACGGGCGGCAAGGCCAAGATCGTCGGCCCGATCATCGGCGCCTTCCTGCTCACCGCCCTCACGAACGGCCTGACGCTGCTCGGCGTCTCGCAGTTCTACCAGCCGCTCGCGGTCGGCCTGGTGGTCGTCCTCGCCGCCCTCATCACGCGCTACCAGAAGAAGTGAGCCCCTCCATGACCGACGACATCCTCCTCGAGGCCCGCGACATCACGAAGTCCTTCGGCGGCGTCCACGCGCTCAAGGGCGCGACCATGCGGATGCGCCGCGGCGAGATCACCGCCCTCATCGGCGACAACGGCGCCGGCAAGTCCACGCTCGTGCGCTGCCTCTCGGGCGTCCACCCGCCGGACTCCGGCACCATCACGCTCGAGGGCGAGGCCGTGTCCTTCGGCACGCCGCTGCAGGCCCGCGACGGCGGCATCGAGACGGTCCACCAGACCCTCGCCCTCGTCGAGGACCTCACCGTCTGGCAGAACTTCTTCCTCGGCCGCGAGCTCGTGAAGGGGATCCCGGGGATCCGCTTCCTCGACCGGGCGAAGATGCGCAAGACGGCCCAGGACCTCCTCGGCGACCTGGCGGTGAACGTGCCGCCCGTCACGAGCCGTGTGCGGCGCCTGTCCGGCGGCCAGCGCCAGGCGGTCGCCATCGCGCGCGCCGCGGGGTGGGGGAGCCGCATCGTGATCATGGACGAGCCGACCGCGGCGCTCGGCGTGCAGGAGACCGCGCGCGTCGAGAGGATCATCCTCAAGCTCCGCGACTCCGGCGTGGCCGTGCTCCTCATCAGCCACAACTTCGACCAGGTGATGCGCCTCAGCGACCAGGTCTGGGTGATGCGGGCGGGTCTCGCGGTCGCCGAGCGCCGCACGACCGAGACGTCGGGCCCCGAGCTCGTCGAGCTCATCACCGGCGCGAAGGCCGCGTGATGCGCGCGCCGCTCCGGATGCACCGCACGTCGCCCGCGCGGACGTCGCCGATCGGGGTCCACGCTGGCCTCCTCACGCCCGACTGGACCCCCGGGTCCGCCCGGCGCGCGATCGCGACGGCCGCCGGCATCGGGTACGACCTCGTCGAGGTCCCCGCGCCCGGCCGGGACGACGGGTCGGCCTCGGCGGCCGAGACGTCGGCGCTGCTCGACGAGCACCGCATCGACGCGGTCGTCTCCCTCGCGCTCGACGCGGCCTCCGACATCCACACCGCGGATCCGGCCGCCTCCGCGCGCGGGGAGGCCCGGCTCGCGGACGCCGTGCGGTTCGCGGCCGGCATCGGGGCGGGGTACGTGGGCGGCGTCACGCACTCGGCGATGCGCAAGAACCCGCATGGCGGGGGACCCGCCGAGCGGGCGAACGTCGTCCGGGTGCTCCGCGACGTCGCGGCGCGCGCGGCAGCCGACGGGATCGTCGTCGGGCTGGAGTACGTGAACCGCTACGAGAGCAACCTCCTCAACACCGCGGCGCAGACCGTCGCGCTGATCGAGGAGGTGGGCGCGGCGAACCTCGTCGTGCACATCGACGCCTTCCACGCGCACATGGAGGAGGTGGACCTCGCGAGCGCCGTGCGCGACGCCGGCGACCACCTCGCCTACGTCCACGCCTCGGAGAACCACCGCGGCGAGCTCGGCACCGGCAGCACCGACTGGGACGGCCTCCTCGGCGCCCTCCGCGCGGCGTCCTTCGCCGGGCCGCTGACCGTCGAGACGTTCTCGCCTGCCGTGCAGTCCGCGGCCGTGGCCGACGACATCGGGCTGTGGCGCGAGCTCTGGTCGGATCCCGTCGCCGTGGCGACCGCGGGACACCGCTTCCTCGCGGACCGGCTCGACGTCGTCCCGACCGAGGCCGACGCGGCGCCCGCCGCGACCCGCGCCTGACCCCATCCACCCAGAAAGCAGGAGAACCATGCCCACGAACGCACTCGGAGTGCACGCCCTCGTCTTCGCCGGCGGCACGACCCCGGACGAGATCACCCGCACGGTGGAGCAGACGAAGGCGGCCGGCTTCGACCTGCTCGAGCTCTCGCTGCACGACGTGGTCAACCTCGACACCGCGCACGCGAAGGCCGCCCTCGACGCCGAGGGCCTCGACGTCGTCTGCTCGCGCGGCCTCGCGTTCTCGGCCGACGTGTCGAGCGAGGACCCGGACACCGTGGCGCGCGGCGCGGAGCTCCTCGCTGACAGCCTCGACGTGGTCGAGGCGCTCGGCGGCACGCACTTCACGGGCGCCCTCTACAGCGCGCTCGGCAAGTACGGCGCGCCCCTGTCGGCGAAGGGACGCGCCAACGTCGTCGGCGTGCTGACGGACCTCGCGGCGGACGCGGGCCGTCGCGGCATGACGCTCGGACTCGAGATCTGCAACCGCTACGAGACCAACGTGATCAACACCGCGGCCGACGCGCTGCGCCTCGCCGACGACATCGGGGCGGACAACGTGCTCATCCACCTGGACACTTATCACATGAACATCGAGGAGGACGACCTCGCCCGGCCCGTGCGGCTCGTCGGCGACCGGCTCGGCTACGTCCACGTGGGCGAGAACCACCGGGGCTACCTCGGCAGCGGGCACCTCGACTTCACGAGCTTCTTCCACGCCCTGGCGGAGATCGACTACCGCGGCGCCATCACGTTCGAGTCGTTCTCGTCGGCCGTCGTCTCGCCGACCCTGTCGAACGACCTCGCCATCTGGCGGAACCTCTGGGACGACGGCCCCGCGCTCGCCCGCCACGCGGGCGACTTCCTCCGCGCCGGGCTGGAGGGCAGCCGTGCCCGCGTCTGACCTCGACGCCCTCGCCCGCCGCGCCCTCGGGCTCGTGCGCGACGGGCGCCGCGCGATCCTCGCCATCGCGGGCAGCCCGGGCGCCGGCAAGACGACGCTCGCGCGGGCGCTCGTGGCGCGGGTCGACGCGCTGGCGGGCGACGGCACCGCGGCGTACGTGCCCATGGACGGCTTCCACCTCGCGAACGCGACGCTCGACCGGCTCGGCCGGCACGACCGCAAGGGCGCGATCGACACCTTCGACGGGTGGGGCGTGCTCGCGCTCGTGCGGCGGATCCGCGCGGAGACGGACCACACGGTGTACGCGCCGTCGTTCGACCGGGCGGTCGACGAGGGGGTGGCCGGCGCGATCGCGGTGGATCCCGGCGCCCGGCTCGTCGTGGTCGAGGGCAACTACCTGCTCGTCGACGAGGATCCGTGGGCGCAGCTCGCCGCGGAGTGCGACGAGGCGTGGTTCTGCGAGACGCCCGCCGACGCGCGGTTCTCGCGCCTGGTCGACCGGCACACCGCGGGCGGGCGCGATCCGGACGCCGCGGCGGCGTGGGCACGTGAGGTCGACGGCGCCAACGCGGTCCTCATCGAGGGCACGCGCGGCCGCGCCGACCTCGTGGTGGACGGCACGGCCGCCGCGGTCCGCGACGCCGTGGGCGGCTGACGCGGATCCGGCGGTCGGTGGCCTTCCGTAGCCTGAGGGGATGGACGACGGCGGCGCGGAGGTGACGGCCCCCGACGCGCGGACGACCTACCTCCCCGACCGCGAGGTCGACCTCCGGCTGGTCCTCCGCCCGCTGTTCCGCGGCGTCGTGGATCCGACCTGCCGCTGGGATCCCGCCCCGCCCGGCTCCCGCCGCATCGGCATGTGGCGCACCGCCCGCACACCCCTCGGTCCGGCGTCGCTCCGGTTGGACCCGCGGGCCGACGGCGGCGTCGAGGCGCGCGCCTGGGGCCCGGGCGCCGAGTGGGCGATCGACGGCGTGCCGGAGCTGCTCGGCGAAGGCGACGACTGGTCCGACCTCGACGTCTCCGCGCATCCGCTCCTCCGCGACGCGCACCGCCGGCTGCCCGCGCTCCGGCTGATGCGCACGAACCACGTGTTCGAGGCGATGGCCTCCGCGGTGCTCGAGCAGAAGGTCACCGGACTCGAGGCCCGGCGGGCGTGGCGGCAGCTGATCCTCGCGCACGGCGACCCGGCACCCGGCCCCGTGCCCGTCGGCATGCGCGTGCTCCCGTCGCCGGAGCGCTGGCGCCTCATCCCGTCCTGGGAGTGGCACCGCGCGGGCGTCGACCCGAAGCGGTCGCGCACGCTCATCGCCGTCGCGACCTCGGCGGCGGGGCTCGAGCGCACGCTCGCGCTCGGCCGGGGGAGCGAGGAGATCACCCGGCGGCTGCGGTCGATCCCGGGCGTGGGGATCTGGACGGCGGCGGAGACCACGCAGCGCGCCCACGGGGATCCGGACTCGGTGAGCGTCGGCGACTACCACGTGCACGACACGGTCGGGTGGGCGCTCGTCGGCCACGCGGTCGACGACGACGGGATGCTGGAGCTGCTCGAGCCGTGGCGCGGCCACCGTCAGCGGGTGATGCGCCTCATCGAGGCGAGCGGGTTCCGGAAGCCGCGCTTCGGCCCGCGCATGACGGTGCAGGACCACCGCGCGCACTGAGCCGGGCGGTGGTCCGCGACCGTCGGATCGGCCGTCGTCGGATCGGCCGCCGCCGGATCAGCTGTCGGCGGCGATGCCGTCGGGCAGGTCCGCGCCGGCGCCCTTCAGCGCGTCCACGAGGTCCTGGCCGGCGACCGTCTTCACGATGTCGCCCTGGATCCGGAGCGTCGGGGTGCCCGTGACGCCCGCGGAGGTCGCGTCGGAGGTGTTGCCCGTGATCCACGACGAGTACCGGCCCTCGGCCACGCACGTGCGCGCCGCGTCGGAGGAGACGCCCTCGGTCGTGAGCCACGTGACGAAGTCGGCGTGGGTCCACGAGTCGGTGACGGTGGAGTGGTTGTCGAACAGGGCCGAGTGCACGGCCGGCCACTTGTCGGGCTCCTCCGCGAGGACGCACGCGGCGGCGCTGCCCGCGACCTGCCCGTACTTCGTGACGATCTGGATGGGGTGGTAGACGATGCGCACCTGGCCGGTGGCGGCGATCCGGTCGAGCAGCGGGCCCGTCTCGGCCTCGTACTGCGCGCAGTGGGGGCACGAGTAGTCCTCGAAGACGTCCATGGTGACCGGGGCGTCGGCCGCCCCGACGCTCACGCCCGTGGGCTCGGACGCGACGCGCACCTGGTCGCCCGTGGACAGCGGCGCGGTCGCGTCGGCGACGGGGCCCGCGGCGCTCGCCGCCTGGGACTGGCCGAGGAGGTAGACGCCGCCGGCGATGGCCGCGATGACGAGGACGAGGCCGCCCGCGACGGAGAACTGGACCATGAGGCGACGGCGCTTGCGGCGACGGTCGTCGAGGGCCCTCTCGATGCGTGCCTTCTCGCGGATCGCGCGTACCTTCTCGTTCTCATGCCGGGCCATGCGCACGATCCTAGGGATCGGCGCGTCCGTGCCCCTGGGAGGCGCCACAGCGCACCGTATGGATAGGCTCGGCGGGTGCCCGAAGACGTGTCGTACATCCCCCGCCTCCCCACCGGACAGCAGCACGAGCTCGTCGCGGAGGTGGACGGCCGCACCCAGCGCATGGTGATCGCGGAGGTCGGCGCCGCGCTCCGCGTGCTCCAGGTGGACGCCACCGACCTCGTCCAGTCCTATCCCGACCGGGCGCGGCCCCCGTTCTGCAGCGGCATCGTGCTCGCGCCCTGGCCCAACCGGATCCGCGACGGCATCTGGCAGCAGGGCGACGTGGTGCACCAGCTCGACATCACCGAGGTCGACCGGGAGAACGCGATCCACGGGCTCCTCGAGAACGCGCCGTACCGCCTCGTCGAGCGCGACGAGGTCTCCGTGACGCTCGCCGCCGACGTCCACCCGCAGCGCGGCTACCCGTTCGCCCTCGAGACGACCGTGCGGTACGAGCTCACGGGATCCGGCGTCCGCGTGACGCACGGGATCCGCAACGTCGGCGACGCGGACGCGCCCGTCGCCGTCGGCACGCACCCCTTCCTCCGCGTGGGCGACGTGCCCACCGAGGACCTCGAGGTCGTCATCGACGCGCCCACCCACATCGAGGTGGATCCCGTGCGCCTCAACCCCACGGGCGCCCAGAC is a genomic window of Clavibacter capsici containing:
- a CDS encoding substrate-binding domain-containing protein, yielding MTHTKSARRALTLLVPVTAVALSLAACSGGSTGDAGASGGSSSTKVAAVIKGLDNPFFQAMEDGIQDTADADGVDVSIQAAADIGDTTGQADKLTALAGQDLGCLIVNPISGTNLVQALAAASGKTIVNIDSPLDPDAVSAASLDVATYIGTDNEAAGGKAGDFLKGSLPAGAKVAVIGGISGDVTSAARVDGFTAAIGSDLDVVQEAAADWKREVALTKATDIIAAEPDVAAFFAANDDMGLGIVKAVENAGRTGQIQVVSVDGNKDALESVEAGGLTATVAQYPFAIGQLGLQACEVATSGGTLPADVESPTALVTTDKAADAIAAFPQPFEEFDNPLTELLPAR
- a CDS encoding ABC transporter permease, with the translated sequence MTIAPTRAPRSDAAPAARLPQLRQLSFWAENAAPIGLVALVIVFSILTPTFLSLGNVKAMLVAAAILVILSVGQSFVITTGGIDLSISATMTVGAVGFGIGWGAGWGFWPSALAALAFAGAIGVINGLLIAKGKVTDFIATLGTLSVATGLALIASDGKPITVGSPELLRLTTGSIGIVGYPIILAAVIGVIAWIVMFRTRFGLHVQAVGGDEEAAVANGIAAGRVRIAVYVIAAGLAGIAALLLVARVGAAEPAINTQYLLNSIAAVVLGGVSLTGGKAKIVGPIIGAFLLTALTNGLTLLGVSQFYQPLAVGLVVVLAALITRYQKK
- a CDS encoding ATP-binding cassette domain-containing protein, which produces MTDDILLEARDITKSFGGVHALKGATMRMRRGEITALIGDNGAGKSTLVRCLSGVHPPDSGTITLEGEAVSFGTPLQARDGGIETVHQTLALVEDLTVWQNFFLGRELVKGIPGIRFLDRAKMRKTAQDLLGDLAVNVPPVTSRVRRLSGGQRQAVAIARAAGWGSRIVIMDEPTAALGVQETARVERIILKLRDSGVAVLLISHNFDQVMRLSDQVWVMRAGLAVAERRTTETSGPELVELITGAKAA
- a CDS encoding sugar phosphate isomerase/epimerase family protein, which produces MRAPLRMHRTSPARTSPIGVHAGLLTPDWTPGSARRAIATAAGIGYDLVEVPAPGRDDGSASAAETSALLDEHRIDAVVSLALDAASDIHTADPAASARGEARLADAVRFAAGIGAGYVGGVTHSAMRKNPHGGGPAERANVVRVLRDVAARAAADGIVVGLEYVNRYESNLLNTAAQTVALIEEVGAANLVVHIDAFHAHMEEVDLASAVRDAGDHLAYVHASENHRGELGTGSTDWDGLLGALRAASFAGPLTVETFSPAVQSAAVADDIGLWRELWSDPVAVATAGHRFLADRLDVVPTEADAAPAATRA
- a CDS encoding sugar phosphate isomerase/epimerase family protein, with protein sequence MPTNALGVHALVFAGGTTPDEITRTVEQTKAAGFDLLELSLHDVVNLDTAHAKAALDAEGLDVVCSRGLAFSADVSSEDPDTVARGAELLADSLDVVEALGGTHFTGALYSALGKYGAPLSAKGRANVVGVLTDLAADAGRRGMTLGLEICNRYETNVINTAADALRLADDIGADNVLIHLDTYHMNIEEDDLARPVRLVGDRLGYVHVGENHRGYLGSGHLDFTSFFHALAEIDYRGAITFESFSSAVVSPTLSNDLAIWRNLWDDGPALARHAGDFLRAGLEGSRARV
- a CDS encoding nucleoside/nucleotide kinase family protein, with amino-acid sequence MPASDLDALARRALGLVRDGRRAILAIAGSPGAGKTTLARALVARVDALAGDGTAAYVPMDGFHLANATLDRLGRHDRKGAIDTFDGWGVLALVRRIRAETDHTVYAPSFDRAVDEGVAGAIAVDPGARLVVVEGNYLLVDEDPWAQLAAECDEAWFCETPADARFSRLVDRHTAGGRDPDAAAAWAREVDGANAVLIEGTRGRADLVVDGTAAAVRDAVGG
- a CDS encoding DNA-3-methyladenine glycosylase family protein yields the protein MDDGGAEVTAPDARTTYLPDREVDLRLVLRPLFRGVVDPTCRWDPAPPGSRRIGMWRTARTPLGPASLRLDPRADGGVEARAWGPGAEWAIDGVPELLGEGDDWSDLDVSAHPLLRDAHRRLPALRLMRTNHVFEAMASAVLEQKVTGLEARRAWRQLILAHGDPAPGPVPVGMRVLPSPERWRLIPSWEWHRAGVDPKRSRTLIAVATSAAGLERTLALGRGSEEITRRLRSIPGVGIWTAAETTQRAHGDPDSVSVGDYHVHDTVGWALVGHAVDDDGMLELLEPWRGHRQRVMRLIEASGFRKPRFGPRMTVQDHRAH
- a CDS encoding DsbA family protein encodes the protein MARHENEKVRAIREKARIERALDDRRRKRRRLMVQFSVAGGLVLVIAAIAGGVYLLGQSQAASAAGPVADATAPLSTGDQVRVASEPTGVSVGAADAPVTMDVFEDYSCPHCAQYEAETGPLLDRIAATGQVRIVYHPIQIVTKYGQVAGSAAACVLAEEPDKWPAVHSALFDNHSTVTDSWTHADFVTWLTTEGVSSDAARTCVAEGRYSSWITGNTSDATSAGVTGTPTLRIQGDIVKTVAGQDLVDALKGAGADLPDGIAADS
- a CDS encoding aldose 1-epimerase family protein, with translation MPEDVSYIPRLPTGQQHELVAEVDGRTQRMVIAEVGAALRVLQVDATDLVQSYPDRARPPFCSGIVLAPWPNRIRDGIWQQGDVVHQLDITEVDRENAIHGLLENAPYRLVERDEVSVTLAADVHPQRGYPFALETTVRYELTGSGVRVTHGIRNVGDADAPVAVGTHPFLRVGDVPTEDLEVVIDAPTHIEVDPVRLNPTGAQTPVEGTRFDLRQGVRVRDAQLDDAWADARVVDGVTRHGVQAPDGRRTEIWADGEFTYWQVFVTPWYPVADGHVWAVAVEPMTAPADAFNSGDGLITLAPGSEWSGTWGIDLHD